From Cellulomonas fimi ATCC 484, a single genomic window includes:
- a CDS encoding LLM class flavin-dependent oxidoreductase: MTDRAVGVLLPRDLPVERVREFARRAEELGFDELWVVEDCFFRGGIAQAAAVLAWTERIRVGIGILPAAVRDAAFTAMEAATLAELFPGRVDVGIGHGMPAWMRQVGAWPSSPLTLLEEHLRAVRAIVHGERVDVDGRYVQLDGVQLEYPPAHPPRILAGVRGPKSLAASGRAADGTVLAEPVTPEYVAEALRHIAPTREHRVVAYCVAAVDDDADSARRLARPALAWVGEPDWAPHIAPLPYAQEFAELRAGVGSPDEFAQVLPDAWVDDLAVVGTPDAARARMEALWSAGVTVTVLFPLGPDPVRALDALARVL, translated from the coding sequence ATGACGGATCGGGCCGTGGGGGTGCTGCTGCCGCGGGACCTGCCCGTGGAGCGCGTGCGGGAGTTCGCCCGGCGCGCGGAGGAGCTGGGCTTCGACGAGCTGTGGGTCGTCGAGGACTGCTTCTTCCGCGGCGGGATCGCGCAGGCTGCGGCGGTGCTGGCGTGGACCGAGCGGATCCGGGTCGGCATCGGCATCCTCCCCGCGGCGGTGCGGGACGCCGCGTTCACGGCGATGGAGGCGGCGACGCTCGCCGAGCTGTTCCCGGGGCGCGTCGACGTCGGCATCGGGCACGGCATGCCGGCGTGGATGCGGCAGGTCGGCGCGTGGCCGTCGAGCCCCCTGACGCTGCTCGAGGAGCACCTGCGGGCGGTGCGCGCGATCGTGCACGGGGAGCGCGTCGACGTCGACGGCCGGTACGTGCAGCTCGACGGCGTGCAGCTCGAGTACCCGCCGGCGCACCCGCCGCGCATCCTCGCCGGGGTGCGCGGGCCGAAGTCGCTGGCCGCGTCGGGGCGGGCCGCCGACGGCACGGTCCTCGCCGAGCCCGTCACGCCCGAGTACGTCGCGGAGGCGCTCCGCCACATCGCGCCGACCCGTGAGCACCGCGTCGTCGCGTACTGCGTCGCGGCGGTCGACGACGACGCCGATTCTGCGCGCCGCCTGGCCCGGCCCGCGCTCGCCTGGGTCGGAGAGCCGGACTGGGCGCCGCACATCGCGCCCCTGCCGTACGCGCAGGAGTTCGCCGAGCTGCGCGCGGGCGTCGGCTCCCCGGACGAGTTCGCGCAGGTGCTGCCCGACGCGTGGGTGGACGACCTCGCGGTCGTCGGGACGCCGGACGCGGCCCGCGCGCGGATGGAGGCGCTGTGGTCGGCGGGCGTGACGGTGACCGTGCTGTTCCCGCTGGGCCCGGACCCGGTGCGGGCGCTCGATGCGCTCGCGCGCGTCCTCTGA
- a CDS encoding penicillin-binding transpeptidase domain-containing protein codes for MTLDSARDAARRDAADPTTPRPVGGSGTWARVATSAVVLALVGAGTAACSPQPASPEAAAKAFGAALESGDFSGVELAAGTDAAAVVESRATAFEGLTPWKPDVAFDGVTSPDDDPDVATASYTFTWDVDDRDADWTYTTHAALARDEKDPDVWRVTWKRSALVPDLTDAEILRVTREQAPRGRVLGAGGAVIVEPRNVSRVGVDKTLTDAAGQGAAARELAAQLAMDAEAYAQRVAGAGEKAFVEAIVVREGDPAYNLATLTAIPGVRAVPDTLPLAPTRRFARPILGTVGAATAEIVEKSQGQIAAGDLTGLSGLQRQYDALLRGNPALTVEAVSPDGAAVRPLFQTEPTPGADLVTTLDPRLQDGAEEILAGVGPASAIVAIRPSTGDVLAAASGPGGEGMSTATLGQYAPGSTFKVASALALLRSGATPATTFSCPPTVAVDGREFSNYPDYPSSALGDVPLSTAFAQSCNTAFISARDSAPQTALVDAAGSLGLVPDADLAFAAFLGAVPSESTGTDHAASMIGQGRVLASPLGMATVAASVAAGQTVTPRLVDVPAEESAETTATPAAPSADATARPQVPLTTEEAQALRQLMRGVVTEGGGTFLQDVPGGEVAAKTGTAQFGDAANLQNHVWMIAIQGDLAVAVFVDVGEYGSTTAGPLLEDFLRYAAG; via the coding sequence ATGACGCTCGACAGCGCGCGCGACGCGGCGCGGCGGGACGCCGCCGACCCGACGACCCCCCGGCCGGTCGGCGGCAGCGGGACCTGGGCGCGCGTCGCGACCTCGGCGGTGGTGCTCGCGCTCGTCGGGGCCGGGACCGCCGCGTGCTCGCCGCAGCCCGCCAGCCCGGAGGCGGCGGCCAAGGCGTTCGGCGCCGCGCTCGAGTCCGGCGACTTCTCCGGGGTCGAGCTGGCGGCGGGCACCGACGCCGCGGCCGTCGTCGAGAGCCGCGCCACCGCGTTCGAGGGTCTCACACCCTGGAAGCCCGACGTCGCGTTCGACGGGGTCACGTCGCCCGACGACGACCCGGACGTCGCGACCGCCTCTTACACGTTCACGTGGGACGTCGACGACCGGGACGCCGACTGGACGTACACCACGCACGCCGCGCTGGCCCGCGACGAGAAGGACCCGGACGTGTGGCGGGTCACCTGGAAGCGCAGCGCGCTCGTCCCCGACCTCACGGACGCCGAGATCCTGCGGGTCACGCGCGAGCAGGCCCCCCGCGGACGCGTGCTCGGGGCGGGCGGCGCGGTCATCGTCGAGCCCAGGAACGTGTCCCGCGTCGGCGTCGACAAGACGCTGACCGACGCCGCCGGTCAGGGGGCGGCGGCGCGCGAGCTCGCCGCCCAGCTGGCGATGGACGCCGAGGCGTACGCGCAGCGCGTCGCGGGTGCCGGGGAGAAGGCGTTCGTCGAGGCGATCGTCGTGCGCGAGGGCGACCCCGCCTACAACCTCGCGACGCTCACCGCGATCCCCGGCGTGCGCGCCGTCCCCGACACGCTGCCGCTCGCGCCCACGCGCCGGTTCGCCCGGCCGATCCTCGGGACCGTCGGTGCCGCGACCGCCGAGATCGTCGAGAAGTCGCAGGGCCAGATCGCGGCCGGCGACCTCACCGGGCTGAGCGGCCTGCAGCGCCAGTACGACGCGCTGCTGCGCGGCAACCCCGCCCTCACCGTCGAGGCCGTGTCGCCTGACGGTGCCGCCGTCCGCCCGCTGTTCCAGACCGAGCCGACGCCCGGCGCCGACCTCGTCACGACCCTCGACCCGCGCCTGCAGGACGGCGCCGAGGAGATCCTCGCGGGCGTCGGCCCGGCGAGCGCGATCGTCGCGATCCGCCCGTCGACCGGCGACGTGCTCGCCGCCGCGAGTGGTCCGGGCGGTGAGGGCATGTCCACCGCGACCCTCGGCCAGTACGCGCCCGGGTCGACGTTCAAGGTCGCCTCGGCGCTCGCTCTGCTGCGCTCCGGCGCGACGCCCGCGACGACGTTCTCCTGCCCGCCCACGGTCGCCGTGGACGGGCGCGAGTTCTCCAACTACCCGGACTACCCGTCCAGCGCGCTCGGCGACGTGCCGCTGAGCACCGCGTTCGCGCAGTCCTGCAACACGGCCTTCATCTCGGCCCGCGACTCCGCCCCCCAGACCGCGCTCGTCGACGCCGCCGGGTCCCTCGGGCTCGTGCCCGACGCCGACCTGGCGTTCGCCGCGTTCCTCGGCGCCGTGCCGTCGGAGTCGACCGGCACCGACCACGCCGCGTCGATGATCGGCCAGGGGCGCGTGCTCGCCTCACCGCTCGGCATGGCGACCGTCGCCGCGTCCGTCGCCGCCGGCCAGACCGTCACCCCGCGCCTCGTCGACGTCCCCGCCGAGGAGTCCGCCGAGACCACGGCGACGCCGGCCGCGCCCAGCGCCGACGCGACCGCCCGCCCGCAGGTCCCGCTCACCACCGAGGAGGCGCAGGCCCTGCGCCAGCTCATGCGCGGCGTCGTGACCGAGGGCGGCGGGACCTTCCTGCAGGACGTGCCCGGGGGTGAGGTCGCCGCCAAGACGGGCACCGCCCAGTTCGGCGACGCCGCCAACCTGCAGAACCACGTGTGGATGATCGCGATCCAGGGCGACCTGGCCGTCGCCGTGTTCGTCGACGTCGGCGAGTACGGCTCCACCACCGCAGGCCCCCTCCTGGAGGACTTCCTCCGCTACGCCGCGGGCTGA
- a CDS encoding response regulator transcription factor, with the protein MERVSVWVSARDPISEAGVVSALRPRPEVRVVPLEEAASAQVAVVVADAVDDDALRLVRMVRRQSPAQAVLVAGRLEDGDVVTAVEAGVLGLVRRAEATPDRLVRVICGAATGEGSVPPDLLGRLLDQVGTLQRQVLRPRGLTFTGLASREIEVLKLVADGYDTAEIAQHLSYSERTVKNVLHDVTTRLQLRNRSHAVAYALREGLI; encoded by the coding sequence ATGGAGAGGGTGTCGGTCTGGGTCAGCGCACGTGACCCGATCTCGGAGGCGGGCGTCGTGAGCGCGCTGCGGCCGCGGCCGGAGGTGCGCGTCGTGCCGCTCGAGGAGGCGGCGTCGGCGCAGGTGGCGGTCGTGGTCGCGGACGCCGTCGACGACGACGCGCTGCGGCTCGTGCGGATGGTGCGGCGGCAGAGCCCCGCGCAGGCGGTGCTCGTGGCGGGACGGCTCGAGGACGGCGACGTGGTGACGGCCGTCGAGGCGGGCGTGCTCGGCCTCGTGCGCCGCGCGGAGGCGACGCCGGACCGCCTGGTCCGCGTGATCTGCGGGGCCGCGACGGGCGAGGGCAGCGTGCCGCCCGACCTGCTGGGGCGGCTGCTCGACCAGGTGGGGACGCTGCAGCGGCAGGTGCTGCGGCCGCGCGGCCTGACCTTCACGGGCCTGGCGTCGCGGGAGATCGAGGTGCTCAAGCTCGTCGCGGACGGGTACGACACCGCGGAGATCGCGCAGCACCTGTCCTACTCGGAGCGGACCGTGAAGAACGTGCTGCACGACGTCACGACCCGGCTGCAGCTGCGGAACCGCTCGCACGCCGTCGCGTACGCGCTGCGCGAAGGGCTCATCTGA
- a CDS encoding PAAR domain-containing protein produces MPTGPALRVGDTALCPLFDGPKPHVGGPITPAAAVMTVLIGGQPAAVANAVPGSIPCVSPAPNGIAMGSMTVLIGNFPAARLADQSLHGTPVVPGPGCPTVIIGG; encoded by the coding sequence ATGCCCACCGGACCGGCGCTGCGGGTCGGCGACACGGCCCTGTGCCCGCTGTTCGACGGCCCGAAGCCGCACGTCGGTGGGCCGATCACGCCCGCGGCCGCGGTGATGACCGTCCTCATCGGCGGCCAGCCCGCCGCGGTCGCGAACGCCGTGCCGGGGTCGATCCCGTGCGTCTCGCCCGCGCCGAACGGCATCGCGATGGGGTCGATGACCGTGCTCATCGGGAACTTCCCCGCCGCGCGCCTCGCGGACCAGTCGCTGCACGGCACGCCCGTCGTACCCGGCCCGGGGTGCCCGACCGTGATCATCGGCGGCTGA
- a CDS encoding FAD-binding oxidoreductase, with amino-acid sequence MSRTLADPLSDRVQGPVLVPGAPGFEEEVAPFNRAATIRPDVVVGATSTADVVAAVQLAREHGHRVSVQATGHGAERSLTSGVLVTTRRLDGVQVDPAARTATVGAGVRWEEVVTAAAAHGLAPVAGSSTNVGVVGYLLGGGLGPLARSHGFSSDHLVAATVVTGTGEVLEVDADTHPELLWALRGGKHGLGVVTQVRIGLAAVPELYAGSLTFAGEHVEQVLRGWLAWTAGADDATTTSLAVVRFPDLDVLPEHLRGQTHVHLRFARPGSAADGEAAAAPLRALAPVLADELGPMPLTDTARIHADPTEPGASMVAGLLLTHADDDLATAWLAAVGPLVEHPFVAVELRHVGGATTTDVPGGSAVAGRGATFAADVVAADPRSFPGVPAALDGLQDALRPWLADEVNPNLAGALTPRWHPGTSARLDELRRRHDPDGVLAPPAGEEG; translated from the coding sequence ATGTCCCGCACGCTCGCCGACCCGCTCTCCGACCGCGTCCAGGGCCCCGTGCTCGTCCCGGGCGCCCCGGGCTTCGAGGAAGAGGTCGCCCCGTTCAACCGTGCCGCCACGATCCGGCCCGACGTCGTCGTCGGAGCGACCAGCACGGCGGACGTCGTCGCGGCGGTGCAGCTCGCGCGCGAGCACGGCCACCGCGTCTCGGTGCAGGCCACCGGGCACGGCGCCGAGCGGTCGCTCACGTCGGGCGTCCTCGTCACGACCCGCCGCCTCGACGGGGTGCAGGTCGACCCGGCTGCGCGGACGGCCACCGTCGGGGCCGGTGTGCGCTGGGAGGAGGTCGTCACGGCCGCCGCCGCGCACGGGCTCGCGCCCGTCGCCGGCTCCTCGACCAACGTCGGCGTCGTCGGCTACCTGCTCGGCGGCGGGCTCGGCCCGCTCGCGCGCAGCCACGGCTTCAGCTCCGACCACCTCGTGGCGGCCACGGTCGTCACGGGGACGGGCGAGGTGCTGGAGGTCGACGCGGACACCCACCCCGAGCTGCTGTGGGCGCTGCGCGGCGGCAAGCACGGCCTCGGCGTCGTCACGCAGGTCCGCATCGGGCTGGCCGCCGTCCCCGAGCTGTACGCGGGCTCCCTGACGTTCGCGGGCGAGCACGTCGAGCAGGTGCTGCGCGGCTGGCTCGCGTGGACGGCGGGCGCGGACGACGCGACGACGACCAGCCTGGCGGTCGTGCGGTTCCCCGACCTCGACGTCCTGCCCGAGCACCTGCGCGGGCAGACCCACGTGCACCTGCGGTTCGCGCGCCCCGGCTCGGCGGCCGACGGGGAGGCGGCCGCCGCACCGCTGCGCGCCCTCGCCCCGGTCCTGGCCGACGAGCTCGGTCCGATGCCGCTCACCGACACGGCGCGCATCCACGCCGACCCGACCGAGCCGGGCGCGAGCATGGTCGCCGGCCTGCTGCTCACGCACGCCGACGACGACCTGGCCACGGCGTGGCTCGCCGCCGTCGGGCCGCTCGTCGAGCACCCGTTCGTCGCGGTCGAGCTGCGGCACGTCGGCGGCGCGACCACGACCGACGTCCCGGGCGGGTCCGCCGTCGCCGGGCGAGGCGCCACGTTTGCGGCGGACGTGGTCGCGGCCGACCCGCGGTCCTTCCCGGGCGTCCCCGCGGCGCTCGACGGGCTGCAGGACGCGCTGCGCCCGTGGCTCGCGGACGAGGTGAACCCGAACCTCGCGGGTGCCCTGACACCGCGCTGGCACCCGGGCACGAGCGCACGTCTCGACGAGCTGCGCCGGCGGCACGACCCGGACGGCGTCCTGGCACCCCCCGCTGGGGAGGAAGGGTGA
- a CDS encoding DUF4255 domain-containing protein: MIGQVDEALRTLVREAVDSSDVEVVLDAPTKDWAARRNAPTIDVYLYDLREDLRRRSRGFLENRREGEVTARFLPPRHFRLSYLVTAWTQRPEDEHRLLDATLAYLLRFDALPGRVLDPQLADHGARVPLFVGLPPPEDRGFADVWTALGGELKPSIDVVVDVPVLTPVSVPFGPPVEEGLRIDLHDTDGGGQDLGAHAHVPPAPTPRPAPGGSTSSPRARARKRR, translated from the coding sequence ATGATCGGACAGGTCGACGAGGCGCTGCGGACGCTCGTGCGCGAGGCCGTGGACAGCTCGGACGTGGAGGTCGTGCTCGACGCACCCACGAAGGACTGGGCGGCACGTCGCAACGCCCCGACGATCGACGTCTACCTCTACGACCTGCGCGAGGACCTGCGCCGCCGCAGCCGCGGGTTCCTCGAGAACCGCCGCGAGGGCGAGGTCACCGCGCGGTTCCTGCCGCCGCGGCACTTCCGTCTGTCCTACCTGGTGACGGCGTGGACGCAGCGGCCCGAGGACGAGCACCGGCTGCTCGACGCGACGCTCGCGTACCTGCTGCGGTTCGACGCGCTGCCCGGGCGCGTGCTCGACCCGCAGCTCGCGGACCACGGGGCGCGCGTGCCGCTGTTCGTCGGGCTGCCGCCGCCCGAGGACCGCGGCTTCGCGGACGTGTGGACGGCGCTCGGCGGGGAGCTGAAGCCGTCGATCGACGTCGTGGTCGACGTGCCGGTGCTGACGCCGGTGAGCGTCCCGTTCGGCCCGCCAGTCGAGGAGGGGCTGCGGATCGACCTGCACGACACGGACGGCGGCGGGCAGGACCTCGGCGCGCACGCGCACGTCCCGCCCGCCCCGACGCCCCGGCCCGCGCCCGGCGGGTCGACCTCGTCGCCCCGGGCCCGCGCCCGCAAGCGGCGATGA
- a CDS encoding WD40 repeat domain-containing protein, which yields MTITESLRLWLRRAPGHLLRRGILGVAPVVVLARVTSDQPGLADTPVAALFVLLVTVGWLVTDLAAVRLWQALVPLAPTAAVVLRGVLVLGGPVGAYLLARAVLPTAVPGDVWPLLVLPVVSAAVHLADLGRVNPPHHFAVRVVPDEEGEPWVAVAGRRVTLTNRAGVARRVATKGSALSLAPVTGFPGSPLLAAGGGGGVVALLRVPRGDVVATQPVGVGPVRHLRSAVVGGRPVVAAAGEKGPVAIWRPPAPVGGGSTDGTVLCDGHVGGVSGLEWFGTSGGDDVLLSVGADHVLRGWDPATGAQVVEHPVPDVRTGLPRALCRVRRDRRHLVAVGADDGAIRLLDPATGELVQRLEVPQDARWLPVLSSGGGAIHALCAITTPDGTYLAAGGDFPGVQLWDLGTGTLHQWVGWNGVLDTKAACGWIRSLAVRDGATGPELLTAGYDERVTILPLSLAAADRAR from the coding sequence ATGACCATCACCGAGTCACTGAGGCTGTGGCTGCGCCGGGCACCCGGCCACCTGCTGCGGCGAGGCATCCTCGGGGTCGCCCCCGTCGTCGTCCTGGCGCGGGTCACCTCGGACCAGCCCGGGCTCGCCGACACCCCCGTCGCGGCGCTGTTCGTCCTCCTCGTCACCGTCGGGTGGCTCGTCACCGACCTCGCGGCCGTCCGGCTGTGGCAGGCGCTCGTCCCGCTCGCACCCACCGCGGCCGTCGTGCTGCGCGGGGTCCTGGTGCTGGGTGGCCCCGTCGGCGCGTACCTGCTGGCGCGCGCGGTCCTGCCCACGGCCGTGCCCGGCGACGTGTGGCCGCTGCTCGTCCTGCCCGTCGTGAGCGCCGCCGTCCACCTCGCCGACCTGGGCCGCGTGAACCCGCCGCACCACTTCGCGGTCCGCGTCGTGCCGGACGAGGAGGGCGAGCCGTGGGTCGCCGTGGCCGGCCGGCGGGTGACGCTGACCAACCGGGCCGGCGTGGCCCGTCGCGTCGCCACCAAGGGCAGCGCGCTCTCCCTCGCACCCGTCACCGGCTTCCCGGGCTCTCCGTTGCTGGCTGCCGGCGGTGGGGGTGGCGTCGTCGCGCTGCTGCGGGTCCCCCGGGGCGACGTCGTGGCGACCCAGCCGGTGGGCGTCGGGCCCGTGCGTCACCTGCGCTCCGCCGTGGTCGGTGGCCGACCGGTGGTCGCCGCCGCCGGCGAGAAGGGGCCCGTGGCGATCTGGCGCCCGCCCGCACCGGTCGGCGGCGGCTCCACCGACGGCACGGTCCTCTGCGACGGGCACGTCGGCGGCGTGAGCGGGCTCGAGTGGTTCGGCACCTCCGGCGGCGACGACGTGCTGCTGTCCGTCGGCGCCGACCACGTGCTGCGCGGCTGGGACCCGGCGACGGGCGCGCAGGTCGTCGAGCACCCCGTCCCCGACGTCCGGACGGGCCTCCCCCGCGCCCTGTGCCGCGTGCGCCGCGACCGCCGCCACCTCGTCGCCGTCGGTGCCGACGACGGCGCGATCCGGCTCCTCGACCCCGCGACCGGCGAGCTCGTGCAGCGCCTGGAGGTGCCGCAGGACGCCCGCTGGCTCCCCGTGCTGTCGTCCGGCGGCGGCGCGATCCACGCGCTGTGCGCCATCACCACCCCCGACGGCACCTACCTCGCCGCGGGCGGCGACTTCCCCGGCGTGCAGCTCTGGGACCTCGGCACCGGGACGCTGCACCAGTGGGTCGGCTGGAACGGCGTCCTCGACACCAAGGCCGCGTGCGGGTGGATCCGCAGCCTCGCCGTCCGCGACGGTGCCACCGGCCCGGAGCTCCTCACCGCCGGCTACGACGAGCGCGTCACGATCCTCCCGCTCTCGCTCGCCGCGGCGGACCGGGCGCGCTGA
- a CDS encoding DUF11 domain-containing protein — MARPRRALALAVGTLLVLPPAAAVVLAPPAPAALPVPAATAPRLALTDTTTSTVRAGVLHDDGTTGVAPDWPQPAAGPGDLTPGQWTSQPDAEYVWAEEWGWTWVLVSNGPEGERHDAGDVWAVRDSGEGWEWRRLTCDDARESHPVVAPDGRVAYATDVGGQWDLAFTEVFVDDACAQEPVEPVRAPGDDLWPAWVPQSTLVVFSSTRDDPLAELYLLDAEAPGTTVRRLTRSPEAETQPTVSDVSSDGESGVAALAYVRGAADEPSGTLNVIDLVDPSQGKGDFDPELPPDPEVLPPYKIWGGWQASEPSFGPWVDPTDDPDAFDDGYLLAWTSTVDDAAGDVRGTVAVRTALDQRLSLGTPVPLLATPGLAESHPTWSSWVDSEGEGPERVELTAQVATVDADVVDVRADDGTDLRVLASSVWPPATGETPGPRPPALGDVDPAWSPTGDLVVHSGERQAVDGSEDLTTGWALELVDGLTGAALPFTYPRQPTDVDVDPAWSPDGTRIAFVRHRRVDPEGPLVPTLQVLTLVPPGPTPTPTPTPSATVTPTPTPTWWAALAAPPTTATLTQVPLPGDGTRTVTGLRDPSWSPDGTRLVVSRSFEEEIIIGVAAAVVPDDQGDTSELWVTDLAGDARPLLTLANDPTCPPAVCAGGFRVGGRSPAWGPDGVSIAAAGLAVRGPDVPERWTEMRAQVGVVTLAAPASTDVVALRPLTGFALDGTPLPTRAQLVEADDPAWSPDGTALAVTGLRAGRERDPDVWVLAADGSTAAPLVATPVRETQPAHQPWADLVLTLTATPVAPDRSSTLTATLSNAGPSRVGGASVTLALPPGVTTAGAPGCTVAGAEVTCPAPADLPPGAAVALTVPVSVATDATDRTVRGAAVARTPERVVTNNTATVDVGTPGGVGVQVTLSSPVAWVGGRPVDATVTVRNAGDTAAQDVRLTLTYPGTVVPSGLAPCAAPTGACDLGTLPGGGSVVLTAALDPAVVFEGPPQVGPVVAVVSTASPDPQPADDRSEATLEVRRPHVTLSHGVARAGEVVFATGTDFPPGEPVTLTWSTGITSVGAPPAASGDGRWLVPLVLIRDGLTTTRDLVATSGQPVPAFGEVTAPLLVVPATVDAPAFLFRG, encoded by the coding sequence GTGGCTCGACCACGCCGCGCGCTCGCGCTGGCCGTCGGCACGCTGCTCGTGCTGCCGCCCGCGGCGGCGGTCGTGCTCGCGCCCCCGGCGCCGGCGGCCCTGCCCGTGCCCGCCGCGACGGCTCCGCGCCTCGCGCTGACCGACACGACGACGAGCACCGTCCGCGCCGGTGTCCTGCACGACGACGGCACGACGGGCGTCGCGCCGGACTGGCCGCAGCCCGCGGCCGGGCCCGGTGACCTGACGCCCGGGCAGTGGACCAGCCAGCCGGACGCCGAGTACGTGTGGGCCGAGGAGTGGGGCTGGACGTGGGTGCTCGTCTCGAACGGGCCGGAGGGCGAGCGGCACGACGCGGGCGACGTGTGGGCGGTCCGCGACTCGGGCGAGGGCTGGGAGTGGCGGCGCCTCACGTGCGACGACGCGCGCGAGTCGCACCCCGTCGTCGCGCCGGACGGCCGCGTCGCGTACGCGACCGACGTCGGCGGACAGTGGGACCTCGCGTTCACGGAGGTGTTCGTCGACGACGCGTGCGCGCAGGAGCCCGTCGAGCCCGTTCGCGCACCCGGCGACGACCTGTGGCCCGCGTGGGTGCCGCAGTCCACGCTCGTCGTGTTCTCCAGCACGCGCGACGACCCGCTCGCGGAGCTGTACCTGCTCGACGCGGAGGCACCCGGCACGACCGTGCGGCGCCTGACGCGGTCGCCAGAGGCCGAGACGCAGCCCACGGTGTCGGACGTGTCGAGCGACGGGGAGAGCGGCGTCGCCGCGCTCGCGTACGTGCGAGGTGCGGCCGACGAGCCGTCCGGGACGCTCAACGTCATCGACCTCGTCGACCCGTCCCAGGGCAAGGGCGACTTCGACCCCGAGCTGCCCCCGGACCCCGAGGTGCTCCCGCCGTACAAGATCTGGGGCGGCTGGCAGGCGTCCGAGCCGTCGTTCGGCCCGTGGGTCGACCCGACGGACGACCCCGACGCGTTCGACGACGGGTACCTGCTCGCCTGGACGTCCACGGTCGACGACGCCGCCGGGGACGTGCGCGGGACGGTCGCCGTCCGGACCGCGCTGGACCAGAGGCTGTCGCTCGGCACGCCCGTGCCGCTCCTCGCGACCCCCGGGCTCGCGGAGTCGCACCCGACGTGGTCGAGCTGGGTCGACTCCGAGGGCGAGGGTCCCGAGCGCGTGGAGCTGACCGCGCAGGTCGCGACCGTGGACGCCGACGTCGTGGACGTGCGCGCCGACGACGGCACGGACCTGCGTGTGCTCGCGTCCAGCGTGTGGCCGCCCGCGACGGGCGAGACGCCGGGCCCGCGCCCGCCCGCCCTGGGCGACGTCGACCCCGCGTGGTCGCCCACCGGTGACCTCGTCGTGCACTCCGGCGAGCGGCAGGCGGTCGACGGGTCCGAGGACCTGACGACCGGCTGGGCGCTCGAGCTCGTCGACGGCCTGACCGGCGCGGCGCTGCCGTTCACCTACCCGCGGCAGCCGACCGACGTGGACGTCGACCCGGCCTGGTCGCCCGACGGGACGCGGATCGCGTTCGTCCGGCACCGGCGGGTCGACCCCGAGGGGCCGCTCGTCCCCACGCTCCAGGTCCTCACGCTCGTGCCACCGGGACCGACGCCGACCCCGACACCCACGCCCAGCGCGACCGTGACGCCGACGCCGACCCCGACGTGGTGGGCCGCGCTCGCGGCTCCGCCCACCACCGCGACGCTCACGCAGGTGCCCCTGCCCGGCGACGGCACCCGCACCGTCACGGGGCTGCGCGACCCGTCGTGGTCCCCCGACGGCACCCGTCTCGTCGTCTCCCGCTCCTTCGAGGAGGAGATCATCATCGGCGTCGCGGCCGCGGTCGTCCCCGACGACCAGGGCGACACGTCCGAGCTCTGGGTGACCGACCTCGCGGGCGACGCCCGCCCGCTGCTGACGCTCGCGAACGACCCCACGTGCCCGCCCGCGGTGTGCGCCGGCGGCTTCCGGGTCGGGGGACGGTCACCCGCGTGGGGGCCGGACGGCGTCTCGATCGCGGCCGCGGGGCTCGCGGTCCGCGGTCCCGACGTGCCGGAGAGGTGGACCGAGATGCGTGCGCAGGTCGGGGTCGTCACGCTCGCCGCGCCGGCGTCGACCGACGTCGTGGCCCTGCGCCCGCTCACGGGTTTCGCGCTCGACGGGACGCCCCTGCCGACGCGTGCGCAGCTCGTCGAGGCGGACGACCCGGCGTGGTCGCCGGACGGGACCGCGCTCGCCGTCACCGGTCTGCGCGCGGGGCGGGAACGTGACCCCGACGTGTGGGTGCTCGCCGCCGACGGCAGCACGGCGGCGCCGCTGGTCGCGACCCCGGTCCGTGAGACGCAGCCCGCGCACCAGCCGTGGGCGGACCTCGTCCTCACGCTCACGGCCACGCCCGTCGCGCCGGACCGGTCGTCGACGCTCACGGCGACCCTGAGCAACGCGGGGCCGAGCCGCGTCGGCGGCGCGTCGGTCACGCTCGCGCTGCCGCCGGGCGTGACGACGGCCGGCGCCCCGGGCTGCACCGTGGCGGGTGCGGAGGTGACGTGCCCGGCGCCTGCGGACCTGCCGCCGGGTGCCGCCGTCGCGCTGACCGTCCCGGTGTCCGTCGCGACGGACGCGACCGACCGCACCGTGCGGGGCGCCGCCGTCGCGCGCACCCCCGAGCGGGTCGTCACGAACAACACCGCGACCGTCGACGTGGGCACCCCGGGCGGGGTCGGCGTGCAGGTCACGCTGTCGTCGCCGGTGGCGTGGGTGGGCGGGCGGCCTGTCGACGCGACCGTCACGGTCCGCAACGCCGGCGACACGGCCGCGCAGGACGTGCGGCTCACGCTCACCTACCCCGGCACGGTCGTGCCGTCGGGCCTGGCGCCGTGCGCGGCCCCGACGGGCGCGTGCGACCTGGGCACCCTGCCCGGGGGCGGCTCGGTCGTCCTGACGGCTGCGCTCGACCCCGCCGTCGTGTTCGAGGGTCCGCCGCAGGTGGGTCCGGTCGTCGCCGTCGTGTCGACGGCGTCGCCCGACCCGCAGCCCGCCGACGACCGCTCGGAGGCGACGCTGGAGGTCCGGCGCCCGCACGTCACGCTGAGCCACGGGGTCGCGCGGGCCGGGGAGGTCGTCTTCGCGACGGGGACCGACTTCCCGCCCGGTGAGCCCGTGACGCTGACCTGGTCGACCGGGATCACGAGCGTCGGCGCGCCCCCCGCCGCGTCGGGCGACGGCCGGTGGCTGGTCCCGCTCGTCCTGATCCGCGACGGCCTGACGACGACGCGTGACCTGGTCGCGACGTCCGGGCAGCCCGTGCCCGCGTTCGGCGAGGTCACGGCACCGCTGCTCGTCGTGCCCGCGACGGTCGACGCCCCCGCGTTCCTGTTCCGTGGCTGA